The nucleotide window GCCGGAACAGGCGGCGCTTCCCCAGGCGCGTGCTCAGGCCGAGCAGCTCGTTGTCCACCGTGGTGTACAAGGGCCTTTTGTACGGTGGGGGGATGTTCAAGAGGGTGGGGCGCGGTGTAAAGTTCATGCCTACTCCTTCCCCTCGTGTCTGCCGTCCAAGCTATGACCGAGGGGATTGGTGTTTTCAGCCTCGGTGTCCCGAGGTCTGCTCAGAACGCACCTGGGGTGCGAGGTGAGAGAGGTTCACGCTGGCCGCCACAGCCGCAAGTTCCGCACGCTGTTCGCGGGCGAGGGCAGGATTCGGAGTCCGGATGATTTCCACCGGCACTCGGCGCTCGGGGATGTGCCGAGGCTGTTTCACTTCTGGACCTGGAGCAGGTTGTCGACGTCCACTCCGAAGCGCGCGCTCAGGCGGCGCATGATGAATAGGTCAATCCGGTCCACCGGGCGGCTTTCGAGCTTGCCGATGGTCCCGCGAGCGATCTTCATCTCGCCGGCGAATTCTTCTTGCGTCAGGCCGGTGGCCTCGCGCAGCGTCCGCAGGCGCTCCGGATTGGTCGTCGTCAATTCCTGGTCTGTAGCAGTGGCGGCCATGCACAAAGTATAGTCAATATACTTTGTGCAATCAAGACGAATATCCGATCTTCGAAAATGGGGGTACTAGGTCCCGGAATCCCAGCCGTTTCATCCCCCCGCTCTTGCATGTGTGGGGCAGCCTGCCTAATGATTACGCAGTGAGCAGTGAGAGACGAGTAACCCGCCAGCGGAGGACCGAGCGTCCGGCCGTCGTCAACGACGCCGTCACGCGCGGCCAGATGGCGAGACACCTACTCGACGCAATTCCAATCCTGGCGACAGACTTCAGCGAAGTCACGGGCATTCCGCTCGCAACCCTGAAGGCTTACTTACGCGGCACGGTCGACATCGCCAACATGAAGCGGTCGAACGCGCACAAGTTCATCTCCGGCCTGGGCCTGAGCGACGCCGAGCTCCAGGAGCTGTTCGGCATCCCGGAGGAGCTGCGAGGGGAATGGCGAAGCGACCGGCCACCGCCCCTAGGCAGTGGTCCGGCCATCCTGTCGCTCGACGAGGTCGAGCAGCTCGTCCTCCCGGCCCCGATCTTCGGGGAAATGTCTTTGCCAGCAGGCATCTCTGTGGTGTACCGACCAGGCGGAACCGGGATGTATTACCTCATGCGCTTATCAAGCGGGCAGTTGTTGGCCGTCCGCGACCCTGTGGTATCTCCGGGCGTAGAGGTGCTGGGGAGTTTGTTGAGCGCGCACTTCGAGCTTCCGCCACCCAGATCAGCAGAGCTTGCCATACGGCCTCGGTACTGACGCGTACGAGCCACGCCTCACCGCTCCCACTGGGACGCAATTCAACTCCTGTCACGCCGCGCCACTGCGCGGCTTCTTCATTGGTCAGTACGGTGGGCAACGAGTACATGGAAAAACCTCCGGGCTTGCTATCAACCATAGAGGTGGCGCGCGCCGGAGGCGTGACAACTGCGTGACAATCAGCAACCCATGCAAGGGTCCATACGGGTCACGTCAGACTTGCTCGAAGCTGGGGCAGTCGCCGGGGCGATCACTGGAGTCAGCGGCAAAATGAACGTGTTAGACGGCGTTGCAGACGTTGACGACGTAGTGCTGGCTAGAGCACTGCCCCCCTCGGACGAGACGCTGGTCGCGTTCGCGTTGAGGGGGG belongs to Deinococcus sp. Leaf326 and includes:
- a CDS encoding helix-turn-helix domain-containing protein — its product is MAATATDQELTTTNPERLRTLREATGLTQEEFAGEMKIARGTIGKLESRPVDRIDLFIMRRLSARFGVDVDNLLQVQK